From one Azospirillum ramasamyi genomic stretch:
- a CDS encoding HAD-IA family hydrolase produces MPAAGRPPLRLALFDCDGTLVDGQFAIIDAMTQAWADHGLGEPDPMEVRRMVGLSLVEAVSLLLPTHDAEVHVAVAESYKRAFSAARGRGEVDEPLFPGIVDTLAALEEAGVLLGVATGKSRRGLDAVLKVHGLTGRFVTLQTADVGPGKPNPHMVHRALAETGAEEAGTVVIGDTTYDIQMARNARVRSVGVSWGYHAVPELERAGADRIVHRGRDVATAVLELLEG; encoded by the coding sequence ATGCCGGCTGCGGGCAGACCGCCGCTGCGACTGGCCCTGTTCGATTGCGACGGCACGCTGGTCGACGGCCAGTTCGCCATCATCGACGCCATGACCCAGGCCTGGGCCGACCATGGGCTGGGCGAGCCGGACCCGATGGAGGTCCGCCGCATGGTCGGGCTGTCGCTGGTGGAGGCGGTGTCGCTGCTGCTGCCGACGCACGACGCCGAGGTCCATGTCGCGGTGGCCGAGAGCTACAAGCGCGCCTTCTCCGCGGCGCGCGGGCGGGGCGAGGTGGACGAGCCGCTGTTTCCCGGCATCGTCGACACGCTGGCGGCGCTGGAGGAGGCGGGCGTGCTGCTGGGCGTCGCGACCGGCAAGTCGCGCCGCGGGCTGGATGCGGTGCTGAAGGTCCATGGTCTGACCGGGCGCTTCGTCACGCTGCAGACCGCCGATGTCGGTCCCGGCAAGCCCAATCCGCACATGGTCCACCGCGCGCTGGCGGAGACCGGCGCGGAAGAGGCGGGCACGGTTGTGATCGGCGACACGACCTACGACATTCAGATGGCCCGCAATGCGCGGGTGCGGTCGGTCGGCGTCTCCTGGGGGTATCATGCGGTGCCGGAGCTGGAGCGGGCCGGGGCGG
- a CDS encoding RluA family pseudouridine synthase — MTDSPNPAADHADTTPAEAKGDSKVETRIVTADEADMRLDRWFKRHFPDVNHSYLQKLLRTGQVRIDGKRAETSSRLAAGQGVRIPPLAAWAAPAKGPNPGAGKPKGMSDKQIAELQALVLYRDADVIAINKPAGLAVQGGTGTSKHLDAMLDALRFDGNERPKLVHRLDKDTSGVLLLARTTFAASKLTEMFRGSAVRKIYWAATVGVPKPYQGKIDLALAKEGGPHGERVAENKEEGKRAVTVYSVQENVGKQAAFVAMWPLTGRTHQLRVHMAAVGTPILGDGKYAGQGAFLAGAEVAKKLHLHARRLILPHPRGGKTIDVTAPLPDHMQATWKYFGFSPNLRDDPFEDFE, encoded by the coding sequence ATGACTGACTCTCCCAATCCCGCCGCCGACCACGCCGATACCACGCCGGCCGAAGCCAAGGGCGACAGCAAGGTCGAAACCCGCATCGTCACCGCCGACGAGGCCGACATGCGGCTCGACCGCTGGTTCAAGCGGCATTTCCCCGACGTGAACCACAGCTACCTCCAGAAGCTGCTGCGCACGGGCCAGGTCCGCATCGACGGCAAGCGGGCGGAGACGTCGTCGCGGCTGGCGGCGGGGCAGGGCGTGCGCATTCCGCCGCTGGCCGCCTGGGCGGCTCCCGCCAAGGGTCCGAACCCGGGGGCGGGCAAGCCCAAGGGCATGTCGGACAAGCAGATCGCCGAACTGCAGGCGCTGGTGCTCTACCGCGACGCCGACGTGATCGCCATCAACAAGCCGGCCGGGCTGGCGGTGCAGGGCGGAACCGGCACCTCCAAGCATCTCGACGCCATGCTCGACGCCCTGCGCTTCGACGGCAACGAGCGGCCGAAGCTGGTCCACCGGCTGGACAAGGACACCTCGGGCGTCCTGCTGCTGGCCCGCACCACCTTCGCCGCCAGCAAGCTGACGGAGATGTTCCGCGGCAGCGCGGTGCGCAAGATCTATTGGGCCGCCACCGTCGGCGTGCCGAAGCCCTACCAGGGCAAGATCGACCTCGCGCTGGCCAAGGAGGGCGGTCCCCATGGCGAGCGGGTGGCGGAGAACAAGGAAGAGGGCAAGCGCGCGGTCACCGTCTATTCGGTGCAGGAGAATGTCGGCAAGCAGGCGGCTTTCGTCGCCATGTGGCCGCTGACCGGCCGCACCCACCAGCTGCGCGTCCATATGGCCGCGGTGGGCACGCCGATCCTCGGCGACGGCAAATATGCCGGGCAGGGCGCCTTCCTGGCCGGGGCGGAGGTGGCGAAGAAGCTGCACCTGCACGCCCGCCGGCTGATCCTGCCGCACCCGCGCGGCGGCAAGACCATCGACGTCACCGCCCCGCTGCCCGATCACATGCAGGCGACCTGGAAGTATTTCGGCTTCAGCCCGAACCTGCGCGACGATCCGTTCGAGGATTTCGAGTGA
- the crcB gene encoding fluoride efflux transporter CrcB, with protein MLASPLSLLAVAIGGAAGSVARYLMLLAIMQWAGSRFPVGTIVVNVIGCTVMGVLSELAALIWSPSPELRALLLVGVLGGFTTFSSFTLDIGVLVARDEFTAAAGYFLASTLFSVLGFFAGLWAARSLVSVSL; from the coding sequence GTGCTCGCATCCCCCCTCTCCTTGCTTGCCGTCGCCATCGGTGGCGCCGCCGGATCGGTGGCGCGCTATCTGATGCTGCTGGCGATCATGCAGTGGGCCGGCAGCCGGTTTCCGGTGGGGACGATCGTCGTCAACGTGATCGGCTGCACGGTGATGGGCGTGCTGTCGGAACTGGCGGCGCTGATCTGGTCGCCGTCGCCGGAGCTGCGCGCGCTGCTGCTGGTCGGCGTGCTCGGCGGCTTCACCACCTTCTCCTCCTTCACGCTGGACATCGGCGTCCTCGTCGCCCGTGACGAGTTCACCGCGGCGGCGGGATACTTCCTCGCCTCGACGCTGTTCAGCGTGCTGGGCTTCTTTGCCGGCCTGTGGGCCGCGCGTTCTCTTGTTTCGGTGTCCCTCTGA
- a CDS encoding cysteine hydrolase family protein, whose product METLPHDAALLIVDLQKAIDDPRWSHAGPRNNPQAEANVAALLAAWRRDGRPIVHIRHDSTDPASAYRPGSPGHAFKQEAVPLPGETVFGKRVNSAFIGTALDEWLRGRGIGTLVVAGVITNNSVEATVRMAGNLGYDVRLVADACFTFARHDRSGRLRTADEVHDLSLANMDGEYAAVVETAEVLG is encoded by the coding sequence ATGGAAACGCTCCCCCACGACGCCGCCCTGCTGATCGTCGACCTGCAAAAGGCCATCGACGACCCGCGCTGGAGCCACGCCGGCCCGCGCAACAACCCGCAGGCCGAGGCCAATGTCGCCGCCCTGCTGGCCGCATGGCGGCGGGACGGGCGGCCGATCGTCCACATCCGCCACGATTCGACCGATCCGGCCTCCGCCTACCGCCCCGGAAGTCCCGGCCATGCCTTCAAGCAGGAGGCCGTGCCGCTGCCGGGCGAGACGGTGTTCGGCAAGCGGGTGAACAGCGCCTTCATCGGCACGGCTCTCGACGAATGGCTGCGCGGCCGCGGCATCGGCACGCTGGTGGTGGCCGGGGTCATCACCAACAACAGCGTCGAGGCCACCGTGCGGATGGCCGGCAACCTCGGTTACGACGTGCGTCTGGTGGCCGACGCCTGCTTCACGTTCGCCAGGCATGACCGCTCGGGCCGGCTGCGCACGGCGGACGAGGTGCACGACCTGTCGCTCGCCAACATGGACGGCGAGTATGCGGCGGTGGTGGAGACGGCGGAGGTGTTGGGATAA
- a CDS encoding dienelactone hydrolase family protein yields MDQRIIDLYDEYTHAPLPRRVFLERLTALAGGAAAIPAILAAIEPNYARAAIVGADDTRLAAERVSFQGATGDVAGYLARPKLADKAPAVIVIHENRGLNAYIEDVTRRLATEGFVALAPDLLSPLGGTPQDPDKARDMIGQLDGDKAVNNLIAAMSHLMAYRYSSGKIGAVGFCWGGGMVNRLALKAPDLGAGVAFYGPAPDPALVTAVKAPLMLHYAGLDERINAGIPAYDEALKKAGVEHQIHMYEGVNHAFHNDTSAERYNQEAADLAWKRTVEFLKAKLQ; encoded by the coding sequence ATGGATCAGCGTATCATCGACCTCTACGACGAATACACCCATGCGCCGCTGCCGCGCCGCGTCTTCCTGGAGCGGCTGACGGCGCTGGCCGGCGGCGCGGCGGCGATCCCGGCCATCCTGGCGGCGATCGAGCCGAACTATGCCCGCGCCGCCATCGTCGGCGCGGATGACACCCGTCTGGCGGCGGAAAGGGTGAGCTTCCAGGGGGCGACCGGCGATGTTGCCGGCTATCTCGCCCGGCCGAAGCTGGCGGACAAGGCTCCGGCGGTGATCGTCATCCACGAGAACCGCGGCCTGAACGCCTATATCGAGGACGTCACCCGCCGGCTCGCCACCGAAGGCTTCGTGGCTCTGGCGCCCGACCTGCTGTCTCCGCTGGGCGGCACGCCGCAGGATCCCGACAAGGCCCGCGACATGATCGGCCAGCTCGACGGCGACAAGGCGGTCAACAACCTGATCGCGGCCATGAGCCATCTGATGGCCTACCGCTATTCCTCGGGCAAGATCGGCGCCGTCGGCTTCTGCTGGGGCGGCGGCATGGTCAACCGGCTGGCGTTGAAGGCGCCCGACCTGGGGGCCGGCGTCGCCTTCTACGGCCCGGCGCCCGATCCGGCGCTGGTCACCGCCGTCAAGGCGCCGCTGATGCTGCACTATGCCGGGCTCGACGAGCGCATCAACGCCGGCATCCCCGCCTATGACGAGGCGCTGAAGAAGGCCGGCGTCGAACATCAGATCCACATGTACGAGGGCGTCAACCACGCCTTCCACAACGACACCTCGGCCGAGCGCTACAACCAGGAGGCCGCCGATCTGGCCTGGAAGCGCACGGTGGAGTTCCTGAAGGCGAAGCTGCAGTAA
- a CDS encoding ABC transporter ATP-binding protein: MSDAIMQPMLELSGIVRRFEQAGETLEVLRGVELTVGAGELVALVGPSGAGKSTLLHIAGLLERPTDGTVRIAGTDVSNLDDGKRTEVRRRSIGFVYQFHHLLPEFTARENIVLPQMIAGVSKSVARQRADELLRMVGLEQRGTHRPARLSGGEQQRVAIARALANAPSLLIADEPTGNLDPHTAEHVFTMLSAIVRQAKVGALVATHNLDLARRMDRVLEMRDGRLVEYQPSELVPLAEAAPEAS, translated from the coding sequence ATGAGTGACGCCATCATGCAGCCGATGCTGGAGTTGTCGGGCATCGTCCGCCGCTTCGAACAGGCGGGCGAGACGCTGGAGGTGCTGCGCGGGGTCGAGCTGACCGTCGGCGCCGGCGAACTGGTGGCGCTGGTCGGCCCGTCGGGCGCGGGCAAATCGACGCTGCTGCACATCGCCGGCCTGCTGGAGCGGCCCACGGACGGCACGGTGCGCATCGCCGGCACCGACGTGTCGAACCTGGACGACGGCAAGCGGACCGAGGTGCGGCGGCGCTCCATCGGCTTCGTCTACCAGTTCCACCATCTGCTGCCGGAATTCACTGCGCGGGAGAACATCGTCCTGCCGCAGATGATCGCCGGCGTTTCCAAATCCGTCGCCAGGCAGCGCGCGGACGAGCTTCTGCGCATGGTCGGGCTGGAGCAGCGCGGCACCCACCGTCCGGCCCGCCTGTCGGGCGGCGAGCAGCAGCGCGTCGCCATCGCCCGCGCGCTCGCCAACGCCCCGTCGCTGCTGATCGCCGACGAGCCGACCGGCAACCTCGACCCGCACACCGCGGAACATGTCTTCACCATGCTGTCGGCCATCGTCCGTCAGGCCAAGGTGGGGGCCCTGGTCGCGACGCATAATCTGGACCTCGCCCGCCGCATGGATCGGGTTCTGGAGATGCGCGACGGCCGGCTGGTCGAATACCAGCCGTCGGAACTGGTCCCGCTGGCCGAGGCGGCGCCCGAGGCGTCATAG
- a CDS encoding lipoprotein-releasing ABC transporter permease subunit, with amino-acid sequence MIFNAFERMVAMRYLRARRQEGFISVIAGFSLLGIALGVATLIIVMAVMNGFRAELLGRVLGLNGHLNVYNMRGGPLPDFDILAGKLRNTPGVNTATPTVEGQALVSVRGVASGAVIRGVRAEDFRKRPTLADNVIRGSAEEFGDDRIAIGSRMAQRLGLSIGDQITLIAPQGNVTAFGTVPRMRSYPIGAIFDVGMFEYDNSFIFLPLEEAQAFFRTGDAVTSLEVFVDDPMQIAAARAAVQSAVAGEGRVVDWQQSNASFFTALQVERNVMFLILSLIIMVAAFNIISSLIMLVKDKGRDIAILRTMGATRGMIMRIFFLSGASVGVTGTLLGLALGVSFALNIEGIRQVIQSLTGTNLFNAEIYFLSHLPAKIDWSEVVQVTLMALGLSFAATIYPSWRAARLDPVEALRYE; translated from the coding sequence ATGATCTTCAACGCCTTCGAACGCATGGTCGCAATGCGTTACCTCCGGGCGCGCCGCCAGGAAGGGTTCATCTCGGTCATCGCGGGGTTCTCGCTGCTGGGCATCGCGCTCGGCGTGGCGACGCTCATCATCGTGATGGCGGTGATGAACGGCTTCCGGGCGGAACTTCTGGGCCGCGTGCTCGGCCTCAACGGGCACCTCAACGTCTACAACATGCGCGGCGGGCCACTGCCGGACTTCGACATCCTGGCCGGCAAGCTGCGCAACACGCCCGGCGTCAACACCGCCACCCCGACCGTGGAAGGCCAGGCGCTGGTGTCGGTGCGCGGCGTCGCGTCGGGCGCGGTCATCCGCGGCGTGCGGGCGGAAGACTTCAGGAAGCGGCCGACGCTCGCCGACAACGTCATCCGCGGCTCGGCCGAGGAATTCGGGGACGACCGCATCGCCATCGGCTCGCGCATGGCCCAGCGGCTGGGCTTGAGCATCGGCGACCAGATCACGCTGATCGCGCCGCAGGGCAACGTCACCGCCTTCGGCACCGTGCCGCGGATGCGCAGCTATCCCATCGGCGCGATCTTCGACGTCGGCATGTTCGAATACGACAACAGCTTCATCTTCCTGCCGCTGGAGGAGGCGCAGGCCTTCTTCCGCACCGGAGACGCCGTGACCTCGCTGGAGGTCTTCGTGGACGATCCGATGCAGATCGCCGCCGCGCGTGCCGCCGTCCAGTCGGCGGTGGCCGGGGAAGGGCGGGTGGTCGACTGGCAGCAGTCGAACGCCAGCTTCTTCACCGCCCTTCAGGTCGAACGCAACGTGATGTTCCTGATCCTGTCGCTGATCATCATGGTCGCGGCCTTCAACATCATCTCCAGCCTGATCATGCTGGTGAAGGACAAGGGGCGCGACATCGCGATCCTGCGCACCATGGGGGCGACGCGCGGCATGATCATGCGCATCTTCTTCCTGTCCGGCGCCAGCGTGGGCGTGACGGGGACGCTGCTGGGGCTGGCGCTCGGCGTGTCCTTCGCGCTCAACATCGAGGGCATCCGGCAGGTCATCCAGAGCCTGACCGGCACCAACCTGTTCAACGCCGAGATCTATTTCCTCTCCCACCTGCCGGCCAAGATCGACTGGAGCGAGGTGGTGCAGGTGACGCTGATGGCGTTGGGCCTGTCCTTCGCCGCCACCATCTACCCGTCCTGGCGCGCCGCCCGGCTCGATCCGGTGGAGGCCCTGCGCTATGAGTGA
- the proS gene encoding proline--tRNA ligase: MRLSSFFMPTLKETPTEAQIVSHRLMLRAGMIRQTSAGIYAWLPLGYRVLRKIEQIVREEQDAAGAQELLMPTIQSAELWRESGRYDDYGKEMLRITDRHDREMLFGPTNEEMITDIFRSFVKSYRQLPLNLYHIQWKFRDEIRPRFGVMRGREFLMKDAYSFDVDAAGARRSYQKMFLAYLRTFARMGLKAIPMRADTGPIGGDLSHEFIILAETGESGVFCHKDWMNLDVLKDAPGMEDDLQPFFDRVTAIYAATDEKHDPANSPVPESELVSARGIEVGHIFNFGTKYSKPMNAVVAGPNGESIPVEMGSYGIGVSRLMGAIIEASHDDNGIIWPDAVAPFNVGLINLKSGDAETDRVCGDLYAKLEAAGLEVAYDDRDERPGAKFADMDLIGVPWQLVVGPRGLKNGVVELKRRATGEKEELPVEAALAKLLG, translated from the coding sequence ATGCGGCTGTCCAGCTTCTTCATGCCGACCCTCAAGGAGACCCCGACCGAGGCGCAGATCGTCTCGCACCGCCTGATGCTGCGGGCCGGGATGATCCGCCAGACCAGCGCCGGCATCTATGCGTGGCTGCCGCTGGGCTATCGGGTTCTGCGCAAGATCGAGCAGATCGTCCGCGAGGAGCAGGACGCCGCCGGCGCGCAGGAACTGCTGATGCCGACGATCCAGTCGGCCGAACTGTGGCGCGAGAGCGGCCGCTACGACGATTACGGCAAGGAGATGCTGCGCATCACCGACCGTCACGACCGCGAGATGCTGTTCGGCCCGACGAACGAGGAGATGATCACCGACATCTTCCGCTCCTTCGTCAAGAGCTACCGCCAGCTGCCGCTGAACCTCTACCATATCCAGTGGAAGTTCCGTGACGAGATCCGCCCGCGCTTCGGCGTGATGCGCGGCCGCGAGTTCCTGATGAAGGACGCCTATTCCTTCGACGTCGACGCGGCCGGCGCCCGCCGCTCCTACCAGAAGATGTTCCTGGCCTATCTGCGCACCTTCGCCCGCATGGGTCTGAAGGCGATTCCGATGCGCGCCGACACCGGCCCGATCGGCGGCGACCTGAGCCACGAATTCATCATCCTGGCCGAGACCGGCGAGAGCGGCGTGTTCTGCCACAAGGACTGGATGAACCTGGACGTGCTGAAGGACGCCCCCGGCATGGAGGACGACCTGCAGCCCTTCTTCGACCGCGTCACCGCCATCTACGCGGCGACCGACGAGAAGCACGACCCGGCCAACAGCCCGGTGCCGGAGTCGGAACTGGTGTCGGCCCGCGGCATCGAGGTCGGCCACATCTTCAACTTCGGCACCAAATACTCCAAGCCGATGAACGCGGTGGTCGCCGGCCCGAACGGCGAGTCTATCCCGGTGGAGATGGGCAGCTACGGCATCGGCGTGTCGCGCCTGATGGGCGCGATCATCGAGGCCAGCCACGACGACAACGGCATCATCTGGCCGGACGCGGTGGCTCCGTTCAACGTCGGCCTGATCAACCTGAAGTCCGGCGACGCCGAGACCGACCGCGTCTGTGGCGATCTGTACGCGAAGCTGGAGGCCGCCGGGCTGGAGGTCGCCTATGACGACCGCGACGAGCGCCCCGGCGCCAAGTTCGCCGACATGGACCTGATCGGCGTTCCCTGGCAGCTGGTCGTCGGCCCGCGCGGCCTGAAGAACGGCGTCGTCGAGCTGAAGCGCCGCGCCACCGGCGAGAAGGAAGAACTGCCGGTCGAGGCGGCGCTGGCGAAGCTGCTGGGCTGA